From the genome of Calliopsis andreniformis isolate RMS-2024a unplaced genomic scaffold, iyCalAndr_principal scaffold0022, whole genome shotgun sequence, one region includes:
- the Ythdc1 gene encoding YTH domain containing 1 — MDNNTDGDNLNLSCGENDIVDELKIAADETYDTRSEVSSSSSNSDSSQPSISSVSTKSSRGDNKRNRKNRGKRARSRDSKSSSPETKRARSKESKGATKSYDYATKLNYLFRDARFFIIKSNNAENVTLSKAKGVWSTLPQNEANLNQAYRESRNVLLVFSVKESGKFAGFARLSTESRRDGAPISWVLPPGLSAKALGGVFKVDWICRKELPFTATLHLYNPWNDGKQVKIGRDGQEIEPRVAEELCRLFPEDEGIEMTPILRKSKEAAKHIMKSSRSYRDNRPINSGSRFLRSRGGRGRRLFLTSRSRLASLARGSHLAGNDHRGSRDHHHRYASWFNRSDSPYSKGYGSPGLGVAAAAEAYVADYMRTMQHQLPPLPPYAAPHPYDSLPPPPPPPRYYDGLPLPPDYSAAASALEKRSYERSVDEFLWRTASRHSRHSDHRSSRDHHHRYRDRR; from the exons ATGGACAATAATACGGATGGAGACAACTTAAATTTGAGCTGTGGAGAAAATGACATAGTGGACGAGTTAAAGATTGCCGCTGATGAAACGTATGACACACGCAGCGAGGTTTCATCCAGTAGTTCAAATTCTGATTCTAGTCAACCGAGTATAAGCTCTGTTTCTACTAAATCTTCGCGTGGAGACAATAAGCGTAATAGAAAGAATAGGGGGAAACGTGCTAGGTCAAGGGATTCTAAGTCTTCTAGCCCTGAAACAAAACGTGCAAGGTCCAAGGAAAGTAAAGGAGCTACCAAGAGCTATGATTATGCTACAAAATTAAATTACTTATTTAGGGATGCAAG ATTTTTCATCATCAAATCGAACAACGCCGAAAATGTGACATTATCGAAAGCTAAAGGAGTATGGAGTACATTGCCTCAAAATGAAGCCAATTTAAACCAGGCTTACAGGGAATCAAGAAACGTGTTGCTTGTTTTTTCTGTGAAGGAATCAGGAAAATTTGCTGGTTTTGCACGACTTAGCACAGAATCTAGGAGAGATGGAGCACCCATTTCCTGG GTATTACCTCCTGGATTGTCAGCAAAAGCCTTAGGTGGAGTATTCAAAGTGGATTGGATATGTAGGAAGGAATTACCATTTACAGCAACATTGCACCTATATAATCCATGGAATGATGGTAAACAGGTAAAGATTGGACGCGATGGTCAAGAAATCGAGCCAAGAGTTGCGGAAGAACTGTGTAGGCTATTTCCAGAAGACGAAG GAATCGAAATGACTCCAATTCTAAGAAAATCTAAGGAAGCAGCAAAACATATTATGAAATCGTCTCGTTCCTATCGGGATAATAGACCTATTAATAGCGGTTCTAGATTTTTACGATCAAGGGGTGGTAGGGGACGTAGACTCTTCTTAACTTCACGATCTCGTTTAGCTTCTTTAGCTAGAGGATCTCATTTAGCTGGTAATGACCATAGAGGATCAAGGGATCATCACCATCGATACGCTAGTTGGTTCAATCGAAGCGATTCTCCTTATTCAAA GGGATATGGTAGTCCTGGATTAGGCGTAGCTGCAGCAGCTGAAGCATACGTAGCAGACTATATGCGCACTATGCAACATCAATTACCTCCATTACCTCCTTACGCTGCACCTCATCCTTACGATTCTTTACCACCACCGCCACCACCACCCAGGTACTATGACGGTCTACCATTACCACCTGATTATAGTGCAGCTGCTTCTGCACTCGAAAAACGTAGTTACGAAAGAAGCGTAGATGAATTTTTATGGAGAACAGCAAGTCGACATAGTCGACATAGCGATCATCGATCATCTCGCGATCATCACCATAGATATAGGGATCGTAGATAA
- the LOC143186926 gene encoding carbohydrate sulfotransferase 11, with the protein MTLRTQLIKCTLCAILYISVCFFLLSIKRRYFLTQESDLISPVNSNYTKQTCSVPSQPIIKSVDLEIELLERDEMNGQTINLQESAALLQQISNVCVKYNLKTPLIRRHFLYSSKHKAMYCWIRKVASTSFTKLFSDMKNRQVTRNYYREVNILAPKTLKELQRIVNDTKIFKLLVVRHPFQRLVSSYRDRIEDNSKYTAQSWIYVKKIFRVTKPHLFHSNITTGNFQKRVFTADKRLKIIPTFKEFVLWLLQSSEEDDVHWNQYYTHCGVCNVPYNYVLKLDDYTYGQINYIFTKFGLDKTKVYLPKLEQTRGGYTSFSNTCKYFASLTQDIIMRLYRRYQIDFEMYNYDFKRYMFCANKKI; encoded by the exons ATGACACTTAGAACGCAATTAATAAAATGCACATTGTGTGCTATTTTATACATTTCAGTCTGTTTTTTCTTGTTATCAATAAAAAGAAGGTATTTTTTGACTCAAGAATCAGATTTAATTTCTCCCGTAAATAGTAATTACACAAAGCAAACATGTTCTGTGCCATCTCAACCAATTATAAAATCAGTTGACTTAGAAATAGAACTTTTAGAACGCGATGAAATGAATGGACAAACAATTAATTTACAG GAAAGTGCGGCATTACTTCAACAAATTTCAAATGTATGCGTCAAATACAACTTAAAAACTCCTTTAATAAGGAGACACTTTTTATATAGTTCTAAACATAAAGCAATGTATTGTTGGATACGTAAAGTAGCTTCAACAAGTTTTACAAAATTGTTTTCAGATATGAAAAATCGACAAGTTACGAGAAACTATTATAG AGAAGTTAATATTTTAGCGCCGAAAACTTTAAAAGAACTGCAGCGTATCGTTAAtgatacaaaaatatttaaacttcTAGTTGTGCGACATCCTTTTCAGAGGCTTGTATCGTCGTACAG AGATCGTATAGAAGATAATTCCAAGTATACAGCCCAATCTTGGATCtatgttaaaaaaatatttcgagTTACAAAACCTCATCTCTTCCATTCCAATATTACAACTGGTAATTTCCAAAAAAGAGTATTTACAGctgataaaag attgaagataatACCAACCTTTAAGGAATTTGTGTTGTGGCTTTTGCAAAGTTCTGAAGAAGACGACGTACATTGGAATCAATATTACACACACTGTGGCGTTTGTAATGTACCATATAACTATGTTTTAAAATTAGATGATTACACATATGGacaaattaattatatttttaccaAATTTGGATTGGACAAAACCAAAGTATATTTGCCGAAATTGGAGCAAACGCGTGGTGGATATACTAGTTTTAGTAATACATGTAAATATTTTGCAAGTCTAACACAGGACATAATCATGAGATTATACAGGAGGTATCAAATCGATTTTGAAATGTACAATTACGATTTTAAGCGATATATGTTTTgtgcaaataaaaaaatttaa
- the Uba2 gene encoding ubiquitin-like activating enzyme 2 isoform X2: protein MAAKIDGVFSETLQNAVLRSKVLIVGAGGIGCEILKNLVMTGFTDIEIIDLDTIDVSNLNRQFLFQKKHVGKSKADVARETALTFNPDAKIVHYHDSITSPDYGVSFFKKFTLVMNALDNRAARNHVNRMCLAADVPLIESGTAGYEGQVELIKKGLSQCYECTPKAAQKSYPGCTIRNTPSEPIHCIVWAKHLFNQLFGEEDPDQDVSPDTADPEATDSAGQDALNTESNEKGNVNRVSTRAWAQSCGYDPEKLFTKLFHDDIKYLLSMANLWKKRRPPTPLNWKELPDGVPGCSKEVNEPGLKDQQRWSISKCGVIFTEAVKNLSKTLTASQEKSPNNHLVWDKDDPSSMDFVAACANIRAYIFGIPQKTRFDIKSMAGNIIPAIATTNAIVAGLVVLHAFRILEDNLKSCRSVYLRSKMNHRNQLLVPEKNVNPPNPKCYVCAPTPQAILAVDTSKMTIKQLDEVVLKNRLNMIAPDVMIDGTGTVVISSEEGETEENNDKLLEELGIKDGTILTVDDFQQNYSLTVTVVFREQPSLKGDSPDFLILADEKDLKPKEEEEDSTKPSTSNGQVDNDNIMIVETEIIPSDAAKKRKIEIPEQIASPKKRRVENNDTDDNDITIIENDTNNDVTIDNIKAKTKRSVSEDDDCLIVHDDNMQSSAVSQ, encoded by the exons ATGGCGGCCAAGATTGATGGTGTGTTCAGTGAAACTTTACAAAATGCTGTACTTCGAAGTAAAGTGCTTATTGTGGGAGCTGGAGGGATTGGgtgtgaaatattaaaaaatcttgTTATGACAGGATTCACAGACATCGAAATC ATTGACCTAGATACGATCGATGTTAGCAATTTAAATagacaatttttatttcaaaaaaagCACGTGGGAAAATCGAAAGCCGATGTTGCACGAGAAACGGCTTTAACGTTTAACCCTGATGCAAAAATAGTTCATTATCATGACAGTATTACATC ACCTGATTATGGAGTGTCTTTCTTCAAAAAATTCACATTAGTTATGAATGCACTGGATAACAGAGCTGCTAGAAATCATGTAAATAGAATGTGTTTAGCAGCAGATGTACCATTAATAGAATCTGGTACTGCTGGCTATGAAGGACAAGTAGAACTCATAAAAAAGGGATTAAGTCAATGTTATGAATGTACTCCAAAAGCTGCACAAAAAAGCTACCCTGGTTGTACAATTCGTAATACTCCCAGTGAACCCATTCACTGCATAGTATGGGCAAAACATTTATTCAA TCAATTATTTGGTGAAGAAGATCCCGATCAAGATGTTTCTCCAGATACTGCTGATCCAGAAGCAACAG ACTCAGCTGGCCAAGATGCTCTAAATACAGAATCAAATGAAAAGGGAAATGTTAATAGAGTTTCAACCAGAGCTTGGGCACAGTCTTGTGGCTATGATCCGGAAAAGTTATTTACAAAATTATTTCATGATGACATAAAATATTTACTCAGTATGGCTAATTTATGGAAAAAAAGAAGACCACCTACTCCTTTAAATTGGAAAGAACTACCAGATGGAG TTCCAGGATGTAGCAAAGAAGTTAATGAACCTGGCTTAAAAGATCAACAACGTTGGAGTATTTCTAAGTGTGGTGTAATATTTACGGAAGCTGTAAAAAATCTAAGCAAAACTCTAACAGCTTCCCAAGAAAAATCGCCCAATAATCATCTCGTATGGGACAAAGATGATCCAAGTTCAATGGATTTTGTTGCAGCGTGTGCCAATATTAGAGCTTATATCTTTGGTATACCTCAGAAAACAAGATTCGACATAAAGT CAATGGCGGGAAATATAATTCCAGCAATCGCAACTACAAATGCAATAGTTGCTGGTTTAGTTGTTCTCCATGCATTTCGTATTCTCGAGGATAATTTAAAATCGTGTAGATCTGTATATTTGCGTTCAAAAATGAATCATCGCAATCAATTATTAGTACCAGAGAAAAACGTTAATCCGCCAAATCCGAAATGCTATGTCTGTGCGCCCACGCCGCAGGCTATATTAGCCGTGGATACGTCTAAGATGACGATTAAACAATTAGACGAAGTAGTATTAAAAAATAGATTGAATATGATTGCTCCAGATGTCATGATAGACGGTACTGGTACTGTTGTAATTAGCAGTGAGGAAGGAGAAACAGAAGAGAACAACGATAAGCTCCTAGAAGAACTAGGGATAAAAGATGGTACTATTCTCACAGTCGATGATTTCCAACAAAATTATTCACTGACTGTGACTGTCGTCTTTAGAGAACAACCAAGTTTGAAAGGAGATAGTCCTGATTTCCTTATTCTAGCTGATGAAAAAGATCTTAAAcctaaagaagaagaagaagattcaACAAAACCATCTACTTCCAATGGCCAG GTGGATAATGACAATATCATGATTGTCGAAACTGAAATTATTCCATCAGATGCAGCGAAGAAACGTAAAATTGAGATTCCTGAACAGATTGCATCTCCAAAAAAACGAAGAGTGGAAAATAACGATACGGATGATAATGATATCACTATCATCGAGAATGATACAAATAACGACGTTACTATAGATAATATAAAAGCAAAAACTAAACGTTCAGTGTCAGAGGATGATGACTGTCTAATCGTACATGATGATAACATGCAGTCAAGTGCAGTTTCACAGTGA
- the Uba2 gene encoding ubiquitin-like activating enzyme 2 isoform X1 — translation MAAKIDGVFSETLQNAVLRSKVLIVGAGGIGCEILKNLVMTGFTDIEIIDLDTIDVSNLNRQFLFQKKHVGKSKADVARETALTFNPDAKIVHYHDSITSPDYGVSFFKKFTLVMNALDNRAARNHVNRMCLAADVPLIESGTAGYEGQVELIKKGLSQCYECTPKAAQKSYPGCTIRNTPSEPIHCIVWAKHLFNQLFGEEDPDQDVSPDTADPEATDSAGQDALNTESNEKGNVNRVSTRAWAQSCGYDPEKLFTKLFHDDIKYLLSMANLWKKRRPPTPLNWKELPDGGLYINFITYISIITSFNIVPGCSKEVNEPGLKDQQRWSISKCGVIFTEAVKNLSKTLTASQEKSPNNHLVWDKDDPSSMDFVAACANIRAYIFGIPQKTRFDIKSMAGNIIPAIATTNAIVAGLVVLHAFRILEDNLKSCRSVYLRSKMNHRNQLLVPEKNVNPPNPKCYVCAPTPQAILAVDTSKMTIKQLDEVVLKNRLNMIAPDVMIDGTGTVVISSEEGETEENNDKLLEELGIKDGTILTVDDFQQNYSLTVTVVFREQPSLKGDSPDFLILADEKDLKPKEEEEDSTKPSTSNGQVDNDNIMIVETEIIPSDAAKKRKIEIPEQIASPKKRRVENNDTDDNDITIIENDTNNDVTIDNIKAKTKRSVSEDDDCLIVHDDNMQSSAVSQ, via the exons ATGGCGGCCAAGATTGATGGTGTGTTCAGTGAAACTTTACAAAATGCTGTACTTCGAAGTAAAGTGCTTATTGTGGGAGCTGGAGGGATTGGgtgtgaaatattaaaaaatcttgTTATGACAGGATTCACAGACATCGAAATC ATTGACCTAGATACGATCGATGTTAGCAATTTAAATagacaatttttatttcaaaaaaagCACGTGGGAAAATCGAAAGCCGATGTTGCACGAGAAACGGCTTTAACGTTTAACCCTGATGCAAAAATAGTTCATTATCATGACAGTATTACATC ACCTGATTATGGAGTGTCTTTCTTCAAAAAATTCACATTAGTTATGAATGCACTGGATAACAGAGCTGCTAGAAATCATGTAAATAGAATGTGTTTAGCAGCAGATGTACCATTAATAGAATCTGGTACTGCTGGCTATGAAGGACAAGTAGAACTCATAAAAAAGGGATTAAGTCAATGTTATGAATGTACTCCAAAAGCTGCACAAAAAAGCTACCCTGGTTGTACAATTCGTAATACTCCCAGTGAACCCATTCACTGCATAGTATGGGCAAAACATTTATTCAA TCAATTATTTGGTGAAGAAGATCCCGATCAAGATGTTTCTCCAGATACTGCTGATCCAGAAGCAACAG ACTCAGCTGGCCAAGATGCTCTAAATACAGAATCAAATGAAAAGGGAAATGTTAATAGAGTTTCAACCAGAGCTTGGGCACAGTCTTGTGGCTATGATCCGGAAAAGTTATTTACAAAATTATTTCATGATGACATAAAATATTTACTCAGTATGGCTAATTTATGGAAAAAAAGAAGACCACCTACTCCTTTAAATTGGAAAGAACTACCAGATGGAGGTCTGTACATAAATTTTATTACTTATATTTCAATTATAACATCTTTTAATATAGTTCCAGGATGTAGCAAAGAAGTTAATGAACCTGGCTTAAAAGATCAACAACGTTGGAGTATTTCTAAGTGTGGTGTAATATTTACGGAAGCTGTAAAAAATCTAAGCAAAACTCTAACAGCTTCCCAAGAAAAATCGCCCAATAATCATCTCGTATGGGACAAAGATGATCCAAGTTCAATGGATTTTGTTGCAGCGTGTGCCAATATTAGAGCTTATATCTTTGGTATACCTCAGAAAACAAGATTCGACATAAAGT CAATGGCGGGAAATATAATTCCAGCAATCGCAACTACAAATGCAATAGTTGCTGGTTTAGTTGTTCTCCATGCATTTCGTATTCTCGAGGATAATTTAAAATCGTGTAGATCTGTATATTTGCGTTCAAAAATGAATCATCGCAATCAATTATTAGTACCAGAGAAAAACGTTAATCCGCCAAATCCGAAATGCTATGTCTGTGCGCCCACGCCGCAGGCTATATTAGCCGTGGATACGTCTAAGATGACGATTAAACAATTAGACGAAGTAGTATTAAAAAATAGATTGAATATGATTGCTCCAGATGTCATGATAGACGGTACTGGTACTGTTGTAATTAGCAGTGAGGAAGGAGAAACAGAAGAGAACAACGATAAGCTCCTAGAAGAACTAGGGATAAAAGATGGTACTATTCTCACAGTCGATGATTTCCAACAAAATTATTCACTGACTGTGACTGTCGTCTTTAGAGAACAACCAAGTTTGAAAGGAGATAGTCCTGATTTCCTTATTCTAGCTGATGAAAAAGATCTTAAAcctaaagaagaagaagaagattcaACAAAACCATCTACTTCCAATGGCCAG GTGGATAATGACAATATCATGATTGTCGAAACTGAAATTATTCCATCAGATGCAGCGAAGAAACGTAAAATTGAGATTCCTGAACAGATTGCATCTCCAAAAAAACGAAGAGTGGAAAATAACGATACGGATGATAATGATATCACTATCATCGAGAATGATACAAATAACGACGTTACTATAGATAATATAAAAGCAAAAACTAAACGTTCAGTGTCAGAGGATGATGACTGTCTAATCGTACATGATGATAACATGCAGTCAAGTGCAGTTTCACAGTGA
- the LOC143186869 gene encoding uncharacterized protein LOC143186869, protein MNSFGDLSHISDICIPRISRLNSNQIIGRAESMPNLLEQQSCFSHSTSKNVTHPNQDYNHLQKAVKYLTLCEESIGEFAKNEIVLDCLKEVSLNKKGTLSEGVTNKLRGLLSIHELNKYMRLSLPATSLGNVQEESSVLGITDFPKYDFTHEEVLDIRCYVETLLREKIHEFVLRYENLGGNMKEVLKSTNCNMRKKLFEPYEIQLFGWKDKIEELCSQYEADILKAIALINQWNTLKYQDTNQIYLEKAEYLLLQAQVAEMQAKITKLSCIIKMFKETPITIDAHRILNAAVDEKLFVVMNEIKEKENLRSQYEKLKNTEYDEVLKTYLHFCQAIKKKKQILEKF, encoded by the exons ATGAATAGTTTTGGAGATTTAAGCCATATATCTG ATATCTGTATACCACGAATTTCTCGTTTAAATTCTAATCAAATAATTGGCAGAGCAGAGTCGATGCCAAATTTGTTAGAGCAGCAGTCGTGCTTCTCGCATAGTACGAGTAAAAATGTAACCCATCCTAATCAAGACTATAATCATTTACAAAAAGCTGTAAAATATCTGACTTTGTGTGAGGAAAGTATAGGCGAATTTGCGAAAAATGAAATAGTTCTCGACTGCTTAAAAGAGGTGTCTCTGAATAAAAAGGGAACATTGTCAGAAGGAGTTACCAATAAATTGAGGGGATTACTTTCTATTCATGAACTTAATAAGTATATGCGTTTGTCATTGCCAGCAACATCATTGGGGAATGTACAAGAAGAATCAAGTGTCTTGGGAATCACTGATTTCCCAAAATATGACTTTACTCACGAAGAAGTATTAGATATTAGGTGTTACGTAGAGACATTGTTACGAGAGAAGATACATGAATTTGTGTTAAG ATATGAGAATCTGGGAGGAAATATGAAAGAAGTACTAAAATCAACAAATTGTAACATGCGCAAGAAATTGTTTGAACCTTATGAAATACAGCTGTTTGGTTGGAAAGATAAAATTGAAGAATTGTGCTCACAGTATGAAGCTGATATTCTGAAAGCAATAGCCCTGATTAATCAATGGAATACTCTTAAATATCAGGATACAAATCAGATTTATTTAGAAAAAGCTGAATATTTGTTATTGCAAGCTCAAGTTGCAGAAATGCAGGCAAAAATAACAAAGTTGTCATGTATAATAAAAATGTTCAAAGAAACTCCAATAACAATTGATGCTCATAGAATATTAAATGCAGCTGTAGATGAGAAGTTATTTGTAGTAatgaatgaaataaaagaaaaagaaaatttaagaaGTCAGTatgagaaattaaaaaatacagAATATGATGAAGTCCTAAAAACTTATCTACATTTTTGTCAGGCTATcaagaaaaagaaacaaattttagaaaaattctaa
- the LOC143186871 gene encoding phosducin-like protein 1 codes for MATLEDKILGEKLHYYCSSSSEDEGNDSADSDKESEEEKYAAAITDSVEPSFSEWDGTSSNTGPKGVIKDWQRYKQLEAEKKEAQERERLELIKKLSLTCRTALDEEKEKILETDPDLAELLADEFLLEYQRQRMKEMLARAEKLRFGKVINLETTDQFLEAIDNEDKSVKIVVHIYENNIPGCEAMNGCLISVAEDYPFVKFCKISGSVAGLSKRFKKDGVPALLVYKAGQVIGNFVHVTDYLGVDFYASDVENFLIEHGMLTDKNCVPAIISQNENTLSDSD; via the exons ATGGCAACTTTGGAAGACAAGATTTTGGGCGAGAAATTGCACTACTACTGTAGTAGTTCTAGCGAGGATGAAGGAAACGATTCTGCGGATTCTGATAAAGAATCAGAGGAAGAAAAATATGCAGCTGCAATTACTGACTCGGTTGAACCATCATTTTCAGAATGGGATGGCACTTCCAGTAACACAGGACCAAAGGGTGTGATTAAA GATTGGCAACGGTACAAACAGTTAGAGGCAGAGAAAAAAGAAGCTCAAGAAAGGGAAAGACTTgaattaataaagaaattaagCCTCACATGCCGTACTGCTTTAGATGAAGAAAAGGAAAAGATTTTGGAAACTGATCCTGATCTTGCAGAACTATTAGCTGATGAGTTTCTGTTAGAATATCAAAGACAAAGAATGAAGGAGATGCTTGCAAGAGCAGAGAAACTCCGCTTTGGTAAAGTTATTAATTTAGAGACTACAGATCAGTTTTTGGAAGCAATTGATAATGAAGATAAGTCTGTAAAAATTGTGGttcatatttatgaaaataatattCCTGGTTGTGAAGCTATGAATGGATGTTTGATATCTGTTGCAGAGGATTATCCTTTtgtaaaattttgtaaaatctCAG GTTCAGTTGCTGGACTTAGCAAACGTTTTAAGAAAGATGGAGTGCCAGCTTTACTGGTTTATAAAGCAGGTCAAGTAATAGGGAATTTTGTCCATGTAACAGATTACTTAGGAGTagatttttatgcctctgatgtTGAAAACTTTTTAATTGAACATGGAATGCTTACTGATAAAAATTGTGTACCTGCCATTATTTCACAGAATGAAAATACGTTATCAGATAGtgattaa
- the LOC143187129 gene encoding purine nucleoside phosphorylase isoform X1 translates to MPFADLDNNVNGHDHYQTLKRPTENEFHHTTVKHLRHSTYTFEALQESAKYLLDRTKVRPRIGIICGSGMGTNEQNELCPGSLADSLEDKQSFPYEEIPNFPVSTVKGHRGQMVFGYLQGVPVMCMQGRFHYYEGYPLWKCAMPVRVMKLVGVTHLIATNAAGGLNPTYKVGDIMIVKDHVNMMGFAGNNPLQGPNDDRFGPRFPPMNKAYNTNLLEIGQQVAEEMGICDIVHKGVYTCLGGPNFETVAELKMLRMVGVDAVGMSTVHEVITARHCDLSVFAFSLITNICVTDYENHEEANHEEVMDVGRARNRLLNDYVSRIVIRLKDSMDTEEK, encoded by the exons ATGCCTTTTGCGGATCTCGACAACAATGTCAACGGCCATGATCATTATCAGACGCTTAAACGACCCACGGAGAACGAATTCCACCATACGACGGTCAAGCATTTACGACATAGCAC ATACACTTTCGAGGCGCTGCAAGAGTCAGCGAAGTACCTCCTGGATCGAACGAAGGTCAGGCCCAGGATAGGGATAATCTGTGGCTCAGGAATGG GGACAAATGAGCAAAACGAGTTGTGTCCAGGTTCCCTGGCGGACTCCCTGGAAGACAAGCAGAGCTTCCCTTACGAGGAGATCCCGAATTTTCCTGTCTCCACTGTCAAGGGTCACAGAGGTCAGATGGTCTTCGGCTATCTCCAGGGTGTGCCGGTCATGTGCATGCAAGGAAGATTTCATTACTACGAGGGTTATCCATTATGGAAG TGTGCGATGCCAGTGAGAGTTATGAAGCTCGTAGGCGTAACCCATCTGATTGCGACAAACGCGGCGGGAGGTCTAAATCCCACATACAAGGTTGGCGACATTATGATAGTGAAGGATCACGTGAACATGATGGGTTTTGCGGGGAATAACCCACTTCAAGGACCCAACGACGACAG ATTCGGGCCGAGGTTCCCGCCTATGAACAAAGCCTACAACACGAACCTGTTAGAAATAGGCCAACAAGTAGCGGAGGAGATGGGCATCTGCGATATCGTACACAAAGGCGTGTATACGTGCCTCGGGGGTCCGAATTTCGAGACTGTGGCGGAATTGAAGATGCTGAGGATGGTTGGCGTCGATGCGGTCG GAATGTCCACTGTCCACGAGGTGATCACTGCACGACACTGCGACCTATCTGTGTTCGCCTTCAGTTTGATCACAAACATTTGCGTAACGGACTACGAGAACCATGAAGAGGCGAATCACGAGGAGGTGATGGACGTAGGAAGGGCTAGGAATCGTTTGCTCAATGACTATGTGTCTCGTATCGTGATACGTCTGAAGGACAGTATGGACACAGAAGAGAAATGA
- the LOC143187129 gene encoding purine nucleoside phosphorylase isoform X2: MPFADLDNNVNGHDHYQTLKRPTENEFHHTTVKHLRHSTYTFEALQESAKYLLDRTKVRPRIGIICGSGMGSLADSLEDKQSFPYEEIPNFPVSTVKGHRGQMVFGYLQGVPVMCMQGRFHYYEGYPLWKCAMPVRVMKLVGVTHLIATNAAGGLNPTYKVGDIMIVKDHVNMMGFAGNNPLQGPNDDRFGPRFPPMNKAYNTNLLEIGQQVAEEMGICDIVHKGVYTCLGGPNFETVAELKMLRMVGVDAVGMSTVHEVITARHCDLSVFAFSLITNICVTDYENHEEANHEEVMDVGRARNRLLNDYVSRIVIRLKDSMDTEEK, from the exons ATGCCTTTTGCGGATCTCGACAACAATGTCAACGGCCATGATCATTATCAGACGCTTAAACGACCCACGGAGAACGAATTCCACCATACGACGGTCAAGCATTTACGACATAGCAC ATACACTTTCGAGGCGCTGCAAGAGTCAGCGAAGTACCTCCTGGATCGAACGAAGGTCAGGCCCAGGATAGGGATAATCTGTGGCTCAGGAATGG GTTCCCTGGCGGACTCCCTGGAAGACAAGCAGAGCTTCCCTTACGAGGAGATCCCGAATTTTCCTGTCTCCACTGTCAAGGGTCACAGAGGTCAGATGGTCTTCGGCTATCTCCAGGGTGTGCCGGTCATGTGCATGCAAGGAAGATTTCATTACTACGAGGGTTATCCATTATGGAAG TGTGCGATGCCAGTGAGAGTTATGAAGCTCGTAGGCGTAACCCATCTGATTGCGACAAACGCGGCGGGAGGTCTAAATCCCACATACAAGGTTGGCGACATTATGATAGTGAAGGATCACGTGAACATGATGGGTTTTGCGGGGAATAACCCACTTCAAGGACCCAACGACGACAG ATTCGGGCCGAGGTTCCCGCCTATGAACAAAGCCTACAACACGAACCTGTTAGAAATAGGCCAACAAGTAGCGGAGGAGATGGGCATCTGCGATATCGTACACAAAGGCGTGTATACGTGCCTCGGGGGTCCGAATTTCGAGACTGTGGCGGAATTGAAGATGCTGAGGATGGTTGGCGTCGATGCGGTCG GAATGTCCACTGTCCACGAGGTGATCACTGCACGACACTGCGACCTATCTGTGTTCGCCTTCAGTTTGATCACAAACATTTGCGTAACGGACTACGAGAACCATGAAGAGGCGAATCACGAGGAGGTGATGGACGTAGGAAGGGCTAGGAATCGTTTGCTCAATGACTATGTGTCTCGTATCGTGATACGTCTGAAGGACAGTATGGACACAGAAGAGAAATGA